In Deltaproteobacteria bacterium, the DNA window GGTAAGACCCTTTCGGCGGTGTTGAGGATGACCCTCCAGTTGCTTTTCGTCGGGCTTTACCTCCAGGTCGTATTCCGGCTGAATAATCCATGGCTCAACTCTCTCTGGCTGCTCGTCATGGTGGGCGTGGCTGATGTGTCCATTGCCAGGGGTTGCGGCCTCAGGTTGGGAAGGTTCGTCATTCCCCTTTTCGGCGCCTTGGTTGCGGGAACAGCGGTCCCCTTGATCGCCTTTGTAGGCCCTCTGCTCAAGCGGCCCAACCTGATGGACGCCCAGTATGTCATCCCCATCGGGGGCATGATCCTGGGCAATTGCCTGCGGGCCGACATGATTGGGATCAGGCACTTCTATGAGGCCATCCGAAAAGGAGAAAAGACCTTCCTGCTCGCCCTCTCTCATGGAGCCCGACTACATGAGGCCTTAAGACCTTACCTGCGTGATGCGTGCCGGGCGGCATTGCTCCCCACCGTGGCGACCATGGCCACGATCGGACTGGTGGCCCTGCCTGGTATGATGACCGGGGTGATCCTTGGTGGGGCCAATCCCATGACGGCTATCAAGTACCAGATAGGGATCATGATTGCCATTTTCACGGGAACGGCCATCACGGTGATCCTGGCTATCCTGATGAGTGTGAAGGTGAGCTTTACCCCATACGGGACCCTGGACCCCGGGGCCTTCAGGAAGCGGCCCTGAATCGATGAAAGAGAGCGGGAGGGGCTGAACGGGTCCGTGACGGGGGAGGGAGGAAGCTGCATGGCATGGGAATTTCTGTGGGCCGGGGCCGTTTCCTTTTGGAATTGAAGCCCGGTGCAATCAGTAATCAAGTTTCCAATACCTCCGACAGAACATGGAGTGATTCGATGGTGGAGAAGAAATCGGGTGGTAGTTTGAAAAACAATGATCTATCGATCTTTTTTGAGCCCAAAAACCTTGCAATCATCGGTTCCTTTCGGGAGAACTATTTCGGTGGCCACGTGGTGGTAAAGTCCCTACTGGAGGGGGGCTTTCATGGCGGAATATTTCCCGTCAACTCCAACGCCAGGGAAACCCATGGCCTCAGGGTGTATCCATCCCTGAAAGAGGTCCCGGCCAAGATAGACCTGGTCCTGGTCATGATCAACGCCCGGCGGGTTCCAAGGGTCATCCAGGAGTGTGGAGAGATGGGGATAAAAGGAATAGTGGTGGTCTCGGACGGCTTTGCAGAAAGGGACCTGGAAGGAAGACGGCTTCAGGAGGAAATCCTGAAGATTGCCGGACAATGGGGAATCCGCCTCCTCGGCCCCAACACCGCGGGAATTCTCAACACCTCCTGTGGCTTGAATCCTGCGCCTTACGAGGCCGGGTACTACAGGGTGAAGAAGGGGCCTGTCGCCATCCTTGCCCAGACCGGGATGATCAACCCCCAGGCCGTCCCCTATCCCGATCTCCGTTTTGGCATCAGCAAAGTCTGTGACTTTGGGAACAAGTGCGATCTGGACGAGTGTGATGTGATGGCCTATCTCGCGGAAGACGATGAGACCGGAGTGATCACCATGTACCTGGAGAGTATACGGGACGGAAGACGCTTCATCGAGACCTGCCGGCAGGTGAGCGCCCGCAAGCCCGTCCTGGTCTTGAAAGGGGGAAAGACCCGGGAAGGGGCCCGGGCCAGTGTCTCCCATACCGGATCTCTGGCGGTGGATGATGCCGTCTTCAATGCGGCCTGCAGGCAGTCCGGGCTCCTTAGGGTGGAGCGGTTCGCAGAGCTTTTCGAGATGCCTAAGATCTTCGCAGGACAGCCCCTTCCAAGGGGGAACCGGTTGGGGATCCTGAGCATAACCGGCGGGGTGGCCGTGCTTTGTATTGACCGGGCGTCGACCTACGGTCTTCAACTGGCCGAGTTGAGCCGGGAGACCGCTGTAAGGCTTGATCGGTGGTTCCCTGGGGCTGGAAAGATGCCGGTGGACATCGGCCCCATGATGGCCGCCGTCCGGGACGCCTTTTCCCTCTATCCCGAGTTGTTGAGGGAGGTGCTGGAGGACGAAGGGGTGGATTGTCTGCTGAACATCCTATGGGCGAATCCACGGGGCGGCATCATCGAGCGCTACCTCGAGGCCTATGAAGGCGTGAAGGACGGGCTTCGGAAACCACTGGTGACCTGGGTCTACGGACCGGACAGTGCAATCGTCCAGGAGACGGCCTTCCGCCTGGAGGACATGGGGTTCCCCGTGTTTCGGGAGCCGGAGATCTGTATAAAGGCCCTGGGCCTGGCCCTGCGTTATGCAGAGTGGAGGAAGGGGGCCTGACCATGTACGGGTGGGCAAAGAGATGATCGACGGAAGCCTTGACAAGGTGACGGTGATCGGCCCTAGGAGTTTGCAGGATCTTTTTGCCAATGGCTTGCTTTGTTCCGGAGGGGACTCCAAGGTACCCTGGATTGAGTGCCGGGGAGGAATGGGATGATGGAAACAAGGAAGCGGATATGGAGGAGGGGTTTTAAAATCAACTCTTTCAGTATACCCACGGGCCTGGTGTTCCTATTCTTGATCGTACTGACGTCCCTTGAAGGCACTTCCCTTTTCGCCGGGGAGAAAACGGAGGGATCTGCAGCCGCTAAAAGATGGGATCTTTTTAACCTGAGGGGTCGAGTGATCGGCTCGGTGGACAATAGTGGAAGCGTCTATAACCGGGTTGGCGTCCTGGTAGGAACGGTTGATAAGGACGGAACGGTCTACAATGTCCGCCGTGACCCCGTCGCCAGGGTGGATGCAGATGGTTCTGTCCGGAGCCGCACCGGTAACCTCGTGGGTTTCGTGGACCGGGACGGGAATGTTTATAATCGCTTGAGAAAAAAGGTGGGATCCGGCAAAGGGATCCACGACACGGTTCTTTTGGGGGGCGCGGCCCAGTTGCTCATTTTCATGAACAACTGAAACGACCGTCACCCCCCGGTGACGCGTTTCGTTTGGGGAAAGGCGTTCCTCCTTACCCGGTTGCTCCAGAGGACGAGAGTCGCTTCAGGAGTTCGTCTTCCAGGCGCGGCTCACCGTGGTCCCGGTACTCATAGCGGACCCTGAGGGTGGGCTTGTCAATGGACACGATCCGGGTCAGGTGGATCGGTGTGGCGAAGAGCACCAGATCACACTCGGACCGGCTGATGGTGGCTTGAAGGTCCTCGATCTGTTGTCGGCTGTATCCCATAGCCGGGAGCAGCGGTCCCATGTGGGGATACTTGCTGTAAGTCTCGGCGATGGTCCCCACGGCATAGGGTCTGGGATCCACGAGTTCAGAGGCCTCGTAAGTCCTTGCGGCGATGACCCCTGCACCGTAACTCATTTCCCCGTGGGTCAAGGTGGGTCCGTCTTCCACCACCAGGACCCTTTTTCCCCGGATAAGGTTCGGATCGCTTACCAGGACGGGGGATTCGGCCAGAAGTATTTTTGCATCAGGATTGCAGCGCTGGATATTTCCGCGGACCTGCTCAATGTTTTCCTTCGGGGCTGTATCCACCTTGTTGATGATGGCGATATCCGCCATGAGCATGTTGGTCTCGCCGGGATAATAGAGGAGTTCGTGCCCCGGGCGGTGGGGATCGAAGAGAACGATATGCACGTCCGGGAAATAGAAGGGCGTGTCGTTGTTCCCCCCATCCCAGACGATGACGTCCGCTTCCTCCTGAGCAGCCTCCAGGATTTTTCCGTAGTCCACCCCCGCATAGACGACGATCCCCTGGTCCACGAGGGGTTCGTATTCCTCCCGTTCCTCGATGGTGCAGCGGTGCTTCGTAAAATCTTCGTATGAGGAGAAGCGCTGGACCACCTGGGCCCTCAAGTCACCGTATGGCATGGGATGCCGCACGGCGACGACGCGTTTCCCCTGTTTGCGGAGGATCTCGCAGACCTTGCGGGTCGTCTGGGATTTTCCACAACCCGTGCGGACGGCGCAGACCGCCACCACCGGTTTGGTCGCCTTGAGCATGGTGTAAGTGGCGCCGATCAGGATGAAGTCCGCCCCCTCACTCATGGCGATCCCGGCCTTGTGCATGACCTCCACGTGGGGGATGTCGCTGTAGGACATGGCCACCAGGTCGACTCGATGCTCCCGGATGAGTTCAGCCAGCCTCTCCTCGGGAAAGACGGGAATCCCCTCGGGATAGAGCTTGCCGGAAAGTTCCGGGGGGTAGAGACGCCCCTCGATGTTCGGAATCTGCGTAGCGGTAAAGGCCACGACCCGGTAGCGGGGGTTATCCCGGAAATAGACGTTGAAATTATGAAAATCGCGCCCACCGGCGCCCATGATGATTACTTTTTCTTCTGTACCCATGATATTTCTTCTCCTGATTCGTTGATGAGCTGCACTACGCCGCCCATTGAACGGTAACAAGCGTTTCCCTGCCGGAGTACTCTCGGGTTTTTCCAGGAGAGACTACCGGCATCATCCTTTTCCCTCTCCCAGCAACCGGAGCGTAATAATTTTCCGGTGAGGGACCGCCGATGCCCATATTTTACCGCGCGGCCCTAAGCCCTCCCGGCCACCTTGAGCAGAACAGCGTTTTGGACGTGCATCCGGTTTTCCGCCTGGTCAAAGACAATAGAGGCCGTGGATTCCATGACTGAATCGGTCACCTCCCGCCCCCTTTCGGCGGGAAGACAATGCATGAAAAGAGATTCCTTGCCCGTGGCGGCCATCAAGGCGTCATTGACCTGGAAGGGCTGGAAGTGCTTCAACCTGGCTTCCAGTTCATGCTTTTGGCCCATGGAGGCCCATACATCCGTGTAAAGGACATCCGCGCCCTTGACCGCCGTGGTGGGGTCGTGGGAGATCTCCACTTGAGATATCCCGGCTTCCCGGGCACGCTTCACAGTATCCGGATCGGGTTCATAGCCTTCGGGACAGACGCAGACGAAGTGCAGGGGCAGGCGCATAGCAAGGTGCAACCAGGAGTGAACCACATTGTTCCCGTCTCCCACAAAGACGATTTTAAGATCTTCAAGACGGCCCAGGTGTTCCCGGATCGTAAAGATATCGGCCATGACTTGGCACGGGTGATTGTAGTCCGTAAGGCCGTTGATAACCGGCACAGCGGCATATCTGGCCAGTTCCAGGATATGGGCATGATCGAAGAGGCGGGCCATGATCATGTCGTTGTACCGGCTCACCACCCTGGCGATGTCCTTTATGGCCTCGCGTTTCCCGATCTCGATATCGTTTGGACCCAAGTAGAGGGCGTGGCCTCCCAGTCGGAAAAAACCGGTCTCAAAGGAAATCCGGGTCCTGGCGGAAGGTTTTGCAAATATCATGGCCAGGGTGTGGTCCCTGAAAGGTTTGTACGCTTCGCCCTTCTTCAGTTTTTCCTTGACCTCGGCAGCCAGATCCAGTGTTTCTGTGATTTCCTCGGGTGTGAAATCCGTTATGTGTAAAAAGTCTTTCTTCACTGCGATTCCTCCATTAAAAAGGGCTTTCTTATTACGGTGCTT includes these proteins:
- a CDS encoding ABC transporter permease — its product is MGAENIGVWFLAGYYTLLIIPLGVMLWFRVPIIGKTLSAVLRMTLQLLFVGLYLQVVFRLNNPWLNSLWLLVMVGVADVSIARGCGLRLGRFVIPLFGALVAGTAVPLIAFVGPLLKRPNLMDAQYVIPIGGMILGNCLRADMIGIRHFYEAIRKGEKTFLLALSHGARLHEALRPYLRDACRAALLPTVATMATIGLVALPGMMTGVILGGANPMTAIKYQIGIMIAIFTGTAITVILAILMSVKVSFTPYGTLDPGAFRKRP
- a CDS encoding CoA-binding protein → MVEKKSGGSLKNNDLSIFFEPKNLAIIGSFRENYFGGHVVVKSLLEGGFHGGIFPVNSNARETHGLRVYPSLKEVPAKIDLVLVMINARRVPRVIQECGEMGIKGIVVVSDGFAERDLEGRRLQEEILKIAGQWGIRLLGPNTAGILNTSCGLNPAPYEAGYYRVKKGPVAILAQTGMINPQAVPYPDLRFGISKVCDFGNKCDLDECDVMAYLAEDDETGVITMYLESIRDGRRFIETCRQVSARKPVLVLKGGKTREGARASVSHTGSLAVDDAVFNAACRQSGLLRVERFAELFEMPKIFAGQPLPRGNRLGILSITGGVAVLCIDRASTYGLQLAELSRETAVRLDRWFPGAGKMPVDIGPMMAAVRDAFSLYPELLREVLEDEGVDCLLNILWANPRGGIIERYLEAYEGVKDGLRKPLVTWVYGPDSAIVQETAFRLEDMGFPVFREPEICIKALGLALRYAEWRKGA
- a CDS encoding GTPase, translating into MGTEEKVIIMGAGGRDFHNFNVYFRDNPRYRVVAFTATQIPNIEGRLYPPELSGKLYPEGIPVFPEERLAELIREHRVDLVAMSYSDIPHVEVMHKAGIAMSEGADFILIGATYTMLKATKPVVAVCAVRTGCGKSQTTRKVCEILRKQGKRVVAVRHPMPYGDLRAQVVQRFSSYEDFTKHRCTIEEREEYEPLVDQGIVVYAGVDYGKILEAAQEEADVIVWDGGNNDTPFYFPDVHIVLFDPHRPGHELLYYPGETNMLMADIAIINKVDTAPKENIEQVRGNIQRCNPDAKILLAESPVLVSDPNLIRGKRVLVVEDGPTLTHGEMSYGAGVIAARTYEASELVDPRPYAVGTIAETYSKYPHMGPLLPAMGYSRQQIEDLQATISRSECDLVLFATPIHLTRIVSIDKPTLRVRYEYRDHGEPRLEDELLKRLSSSGATG
- the argF gene encoding ornithine carbamoyltransferase, whose protein sequence is MKKDFLHITDFTPEEITETLDLAAEVKEKLKKGEAYKPFRDHTLAMIFAKPSARTRISFETGFFRLGGHALYLGPNDIEIGKREAIKDIARVVSRYNDMIMARLFDHAHILELARYAAVPVINGLTDYNHPCQVMADIFTIREHLGRLEDLKIVFVGDGNNVVHSWLHLAMRLPLHFVCVCPEGYEPDPDTVKRAREAGISQVEISHDPTTAVKGADVLYTDVWASMGQKHELEARLKHFQPFQVNDALMAATGKESLFMHCLPAERGREVTDSVMESTASIVFDQAENRMHVQNAVLLKVAGRA